Proteins encoded by one window of Cyclobacteriaceae bacterium:
- a CDS encoding cbb3-type cytochrome c oxidase N-terminal domain-containing protein, whose translation MKTFSLILSFMVLSIAALAQDVAPESGFWKDPFADPMFPLYLVIGFVFVTAILVILVALYMLQVLNMFIRKAAEERAEKLGITYAPEPGYWSKFWDWINGFRSKEEEKDLMLEHNYDGIRELDNHMPPWWKWLFYATIIWGIGYLIVYHVTDSLPLSDDEYAASVEKAAEQKAKLLAANPPAVIDEKTLSYVHDEEIIKKGRTIYVTNCASCHMPDGQGSIGPNLVDDYWLHGGSIQDIYAVIKNGVQEKGMIPWGPVLSPEQIRDVSFYIKSIKGTNPANPKAPQGELYVEEEPVPADTVKAAGS comes from the coding sequence ATGAAAACGTTTAGTTTAATTCTTTCCTTCATGGTATTAAGCATTGCTGCGCTGGCGCAAGATGTTGCTCCCGAATCCGGTTTCTGGAAAGATCCGTTTGCCGATCCGATGTTTCCGCTTTACCTGGTGATAGGTTTTGTTTTCGTTACCGCCATCTTGGTTATACTGGTAGCGTTGTACATGCTGCAGGTGCTGAATATGTTCATCCGTAAGGCTGCAGAAGAACGCGCTGAAAAGTTGGGCATTACTTACGCACCTGAACCTGGCTACTGGTCGAAGTTTTGGGATTGGATTAATGGCTTTCGTTCAAAAGAGGAAGAGAAGGATCTCATGCTCGAGCATAATTATGACGGCATCCGCGAACTGGACAACCACATGCCGCCCTGGTGGAAATGGTTATTCTATGCTACCATTATTTGGGGTATTGGCTACCTGATTGTGTATCACGTAACGGATAGCTTGCCTTTGAGTGATGATGAATATGCCGCCTCGGTTGAAAAAGCTGCTGAACAAAAGGCCAAATTGCTGGCAGCAAATCCGCCTGCGGTTATTGATGAAAAAACACTCAGTTATGTTCATGATGAGGAGATCATCAAAAAAGGCCGCACGATTTATGTTACCAACTGTGCATCATGCCATATGCCGGATGGGCAAGGAAGCATTGGTCCTAACCTGGTTGATGATTACTGGCTTCATGGTGGAAGCATACAAGATATTTATGCTGTAATTAAAAATGGAGTTCAGGAGAAGGGAATGATTCCGTGGGGCCCGGTGTTATCACCTGAGCAGATTCGTGATGTATCGTTCTATATTAAAAGTATAAAGGGTACTAATCCGGCTAACCCGAAAGCACCGCAAGGTGAGTTGTATGTGGAGGAGGAGCCAGTACCCGCGGATACCGTGAAAGCTGCGGGATCTTAA
- a CDS encoding sulfite exporter TauE/SafE family protein — protein sequence MLIAAFILGFTGSLHCIGMCGPIAMMVGGKAQQHILVYRLLYNMGRTLTYIAMGVVVGLLGKIVQWGSVQGKISIGMGVLILVLLAIPRVQTYFLPSLSKIVLHLKQSFGRQLQSKKFSSALLTGIFNGFLPCGLVYAALAIALVQADLSSSALAMALFGLGTIPAMLAASYSWQAIRKFIPWSFQRIQTIMLVLVAVLMIWRGLSSETHLFHSHGPDVICTPN from the coding sequence ATGCTGATAGCTGCTTTCATATTGGGTTTTACCGGTAGCCTGCATTGCATAGGCATGTGTGGCCCCATTGCCATGATGGTGGGCGGCAAGGCGCAACAGCATATATTGGTGTATCGGTTGTTGTACAATATGGGCAGAACGCTTACTTACATAGCGATGGGCGTTGTAGTGGGTTTATTAGGAAAAATAGTTCAGTGGGGCAGTGTGCAGGGCAAAATTTCCATTGGCATGGGCGTGCTGATTTTAGTACTGCTTGCCATTCCTAGAGTACAGACATACTTTTTGCCTTCATTATCAAAAATCGTTTTGCATTTGAAGCAATCCTTCGGCAGGCAGCTTCAATCGAAAAAATTTTCATCGGCTTTATTGACGGGAATATTTAACGGCTTTTTGCCTTGTGGGTTAGTATATGCTGCTCTGGCGATTGCCTTGGTGCAGGCTGATCTTTCTAGTAGTGCGTTGGCGATGGCCTTGTTTGGATTAGGTACCATTCCGGCCATGTTAGCGGCCAGCTATTCGTGGCAAGCCATTCGGAAATTCATTCCCTGGTCGTTTCAGCGCATTCAAACCATTATGCTGGTACTGGTGGCCGTGTTGATGATCTGGCGCGGTCTGTCATCCGAAACCCATTTGTTTCACAGTCATGGGCCGGATGTAATCTGCACACCTAATTAA
- a CDS encoding AraC family transcriptional regulator, with amino-acid sequence MSTITNENTHIGQLTNLFGRDDIKLILAQNKEEQEYALEGTLHKSIIQFYFCLDGTARFAFGPHYSREIQRGKNYFFYNPEGDVPFTLYLSPGTRMVFLFIPLKSLHELFTHEPLPFLRAENVNRKFYDERDIPASLVVVLNQLFTIQLSESARELYYHGKVFELLSLYFSEKKPNTETCPFLNDEETVRKIKNAKEYLLKNMDAPPSLKTLAKTVALNEYQLKAGFKEIYGNTVYGYLLDHKLDHARVLLDSGKYKVNEVAFQIGYTNPSHFIAAFRKKFGITPKKYLMQKVN; translated from the coding sequence ATGAGCACCATTACAAACGAAAATACCCATATCGGGCAGCTTACTAACCTGTTCGGGCGAGACGATATCAAGCTGATTCTGGCACAAAACAAAGAAGAGCAGGAGTATGCATTGGAGGGCACGCTGCATAAAAGCATCATCCAATTTTACTTTTGCCTTGACGGAACAGCACGGTTCGCCTTTGGCCCGCACTACAGCCGTGAAATCCAGCGTGGAAAAAATTACTTTTTCTACAACCCCGAAGGCGATGTGCCCTTTACCCTTTACCTGTCACCTGGGACTCGCATGGTTTTCCTTTTTATTCCATTAAAAAGTTTACACGAACTTTTTACCCACGAACCCCTTCCTTTTTTAAGGGCTGAAAATGTAAACCGGAAGTTTTATGATGAACGTGATATTCCGGCATCCCTGGTTGTGGTGCTGAATCAATTGTTTACTATTCAGTTAAGCGAAAGTGCGCGTGAATTATATTACCACGGAAAAGTATTTGAATTGCTGAGCCTCTATTTCTCAGAGAAAAAACCCAACACCGAAACCTGTCCTTTTCTGAACGATGAAGAAACCGTTCGGAAAATCAAAAATGCCAAGGAGTATCTTTTAAAAAACATGGACGCTCCGCCAAGTCTGAAAACGCTGGCTAAAACCGTTGCGCTTAATGAATACCAACTCAAGGCAGGCTTTAAGGAAATTTATGGCAACACGGTATATGGTTACCTGCTGGATCACAAACTTGATCATGCACGGGTGTTGCTGGATTCAGGAAAATACAAGGTAAATGAAGTGGCTTTTCAGATCGGGTATACCAACCCGAGTCATTTTATTGCCGCCTTCCGAAAGAAATTCGGAATAACACCTAAGAAATATTTAATGCAAAAAGTTAATTAG
- a CDS encoding cytochrome C oxidase Cbb3 has protein sequence MYKSVLQGIDNIAIWPIISLSIFFIFFLMLLWWVFTVDKKFIRRMENLPFDQADKTIDQQTLTNQSL, from the coding sequence ATGTATAAAAGCGTATTACAAGGTATCGATAACATCGCCATCTGGCCGATCATATCGCTGTCTATATTCTTTATCTTCTTCCTGATGTTGTTGTGGTGGGTGTTTACCGTGGATAAGAAATTTATCAGGCGAATGGAGAACCTGCCGTTTGATCAGGCAGACAAGACCATTGATCAACAAACCCTTACGAATCAAAGCCTATGA
- the ccoN gene encoding cytochrome-c oxidase, cbb3-type subunit I: MELQKFSYDNKIVKAFIIATVVFGLVGMLVGLTAAIQLFYPLFNFDLQYTTFGRIRPLHTNAIIFAFVGNAMFAGVYYSMQRLLKTRMFSDMLSWIHFWGWQLIILAAAISLPLGYTTSKEYAELEWPIDIAITIIWVVFGWNMIGTILRRREKHMYVAIWFYIATFVTVAVLHIVNSFEIPVSFMKSYSWYAGVQDALVQWWYGHNAVAFFLTTPFLGLMYYFLPKAANRPVYSYRLSIVHFWSLIFIYIWAGPHHLLYSTLPDWAQSLGTVFSIMLIAPSWGGMLNGLFTLRGAWDRVREDPVLKFMVVAITAYGMATLEGPLLSLKNVNAIAHFTDWIVAHVHVGGLGWNGFLIFGILYWVVPRMWGTSLYSTKLANVHFWIGTLGIIFYALPLYIAGVVQSLMWKEFNPEGFLVYKNFLETTVQILPMYMLRAIGGGLYLTGAIIMTYNLIKTAYAGSFIANEPAEAAPLVKTETSSGGGWHHVLESKPIMFSVLTLIAILIGGIVEMVPAFLIKSNVPTIASVKPYTPLELHGRDIYIREGCVGCHSQLVRPFRSEVERYDPIGGEYSKSGEYVYDHPFLWGSKRTGPDLQRVGGKYSDSWHYNHMLAPDAVSTGSIMPAYPWLFEQSLDLGQTPAKIKALRKIGVPYEEGYEAIANEHLLIQARRISENLQLEGIEVAPETEIVAMIAYLQRLGKDIKESKTAENK, encoded by the coding sequence ATGGAACTCCAAAAATTCAGTTACGACAACAAAATCGTTAAGGCCTTTATCATCGCCACCGTGGTTTTTGGCCTGGTGGGCATGCTGGTAGGGCTTACAGCTGCTATTCAGTTGTTTTATCCTCTATTCAATTTTGATTTACAGTACACAACATTTGGTCGCATTCGGCCCCTGCATACCAATGCCATCATTTTTGCCTTTGTAGGCAATGCCATGTTTGCGGGGGTGTATTATTCCATGCAGCGCCTACTCAAAACCCGCATGTTCAGCGACATGCTTAGCTGGATTCACTTCTGGGGCTGGCAACTGATTATTCTGGCGGCAGCTATCTCATTACCCTTAGGTTATACAACTTCAAAGGAATATGCCGAACTGGAATGGCCCATCGATATCGCCATCACCATTATTTGGGTGGTGTTTGGCTGGAACATGATTGGTACCATTCTGCGCAGAAGAGAGAAACACATGTATGTGGCTATTTGGTTCTACATCGCCACATTTGTAACCGTAGCGGTATTGCACATTGTTAATTCGTTTGAAATTCCGGTTAGCTTTATGAAGAGCTACTCGTGGTATGCCGGAGTGCAGGATGCACTCGTTCAATGGTGGTACGGCCACAATGCGGTAGCGTTCTTCTTAACTACTCCGTTCCTCGGCCTGATGTATTACTTCCTGCCGAAGGCGGCTAACCGCCCGGTGTATTCGTACCGGCTTTCAATAGTGCACTTCTGGTCACTCATCTTTATATATATCTGGGCGGGTCCGCACCACTTGTTATATTCCACACTACCCGATTGGGCTCAATCATTAGGTACCGTGTTTTCCATCATGCTCATTGCTCCGTCATGGGGTGGTATGCTAAACGGCCTGTTCACTTTGCGCGGTGCTTGGGACAGGGTGCGTGAAGATCCCGTTTTGAAATTTATGGTGGTGGCCATCACAGCCTATGGTATGGCTACGCTGGAAGGCCCGCTGTTGTCGTTGAAAAACGTTAACGCTATTGCCCACTTTACCGATTGGATTGTCGCACACGTGCACGTAGGTGGTTTGGGCTGGAATGGTTTCCTCATTTTTGGTATTCTGTATTGGGTAGTGCCACGCATGTGGGGTACATCGTTGTACTCAACTAAACTGGCTAATGTCCATTTCTGGATCGGAACGTTGGGTATCATTTTCTATGCGCTGCCCCTGTATATCGCGGGTGTGGTGCAAAGCTTAATGTGGAAAGAATTTAATCCTGAAGGTTTCCTGGTGTACAAAAACTTTTTGGAGACAACCGTTCAGATTTTACCGATGTATATGTTGCGCGCCATTGGTGGTGGATTGTACCTGACTGGTGCGATCATCATGACGTACAACCTGATCAAAACTGCTTACGCAGGAAGTTTCATCGCCAATGAACCTGCTGAAGCGGCACCACTTGTAAAAACAGAAACTTCTTCAGGTGGAGGTTGGCACCATGTGTTGGAAAGCAAGCCCATCATGTTCTCTGTGCTTACGCTGATCGCCATTTTAATTGGCGGTATTGTAGAGATGGTTCCGGCATTCCTGATCAAATCAAATGTACCTACCATTGCCAGTGTAAAACCATACACACCGCTTGAATTGCATGGCCGCGATATTTATATACGCGAAGGTTGCGTAGGCTGTCATTCACAATTGGTGCGTCCGTTCCGTTCGGAAGTCGAGCGCTACGATCCGATAGGCGGAGAGTACAGCAAGTCGGGTGAATATGTTTACGATCACCCATTCCTGTGGGGATCAAAGCGTACCGGTCCGGATTTGCAGCGCGTAGGTGGTAAGTATTCCGATAGCTGGCATTACAATCACATGTTAGCACCTGATGCGGTTTCCACTGGTTCGATTATGCCTGCTTATCCGTGGTTGTTCGAACAATCACTCGACCTGGGCCAAACGCCTGCGAAGATTAAAGCACTTCGGAAAATCGGAGTGCCTTATGAAGAGGGTTACGAAGCCATTGCCAATGAGCACCTGCTCATCCAGGCCAGAAGAATTTCTGAAAACCTTCAGTTGGAAGGAATTGAAGTGGCACCTGAAACCGAAATCGTTGCCATGATAGCCTATCTCCAGCGATTAGGAAAGGATATCAAAGAATCTAAAACCGCAGAAAACAAGTAA
- the ccoG gene encoding cytochrome c oxidase accessory protein CcoG, giving the protein MSQATENLYQYDEEFRNTLGTVDEKGKRVWVYPKKPGGAYHRARIAVTIVLLAIFFAGPFIKIGGQPFLLLNIFERRFVILGQAFWPQDFFLLAVTLITFFVFIILFTVVFGRVWCGWACPQTLFMEMVFRKIEYWIEGDANQQRKLNQASWSGEKIFKKGLKQFIFIIISIVISHTAMAYLIGIEEVKVIVSQPPTENMAGFIGLVAFTGIFYFVFAWFREQACVAVCPYGRLQGVLLDKNSIVVAYDWLRGEPRGKLKKGIVDTTKGDCVDCKLCVHVCPTGIDIRNGTQLDCVNCTACIDACDEVMVKVGKPKGLIRYASYNSIKEGIAKLMTPRVIGYSFVLLALLTFLSFMLATRSDVETTILKVPGTLYQRADDGAITNLYNVEFVNKTFEDIALEVKAESPEGAVLNKVGEQQVVVPAGEMLKSVYFIRIPAEKIVTAKTVVLVGVYRNGERIETLKVKFIGPVKSINN; this is encoded by the coding sequence GTGAGTCAAGCCACTGAAAACCTTTATCAATACGATGAAGAATTCCGAAATACCCTGGGCACGGTTGATGAAAAAGGCAAGCGTGTTTGGGTATATCCAAAAAAGCCCGGTGGAGCGTACCATCGGGCGCGTATTGCTGTAACCATTGTTTTGCTGGCCATTTTCTTTGCCGGACCATTTATTAAAATTGGTGGCCAGCCGTTTTTGTTACTCAATATTTTCGAGCGCAGGTTCGTTATTCTAGGTCAGGCATTTTGGCCGCAAGATTTTTTTCTGCTTGCTGTAACGTTGATTACCTTCTTCGTCTTCATCATTCTGTTCACCGTTGTGTTTGGCCGCGTATGGTGTGGGTGGGCTTGCCCGCAAACGTTGTTCATGGAAATGGTTTTCCGGAAAATTGAATATTGGATTGAAGGTGACGCCAATCAGCAACGAAAATTAAACCAGGCATCGTGGTCGGGTGAGAAGATTTTCAAAAAGGGGCTGAAGCAGTTTATTTTTATTATCATTTCGATTGTTATTTCGCATACAGCAATGGCCTACCTAATTGGCATTGAGGAAGTAAAAGTAATTGTGTCGCAACCCCCAACCGAGAACATGGCTGGATTCATCGGATTGGTGGCTTTTACCGGTATCTTCTATTTTGTTTTTGCCTGGTTTCGCGAACAGGCTTGCGTAGCAGTTTGTCCGTATGGAAGATTGCAGGGCGTATTGCTGGACAAAAACTCAATAGTAGTAGCATACGATTGGCTTCGCGGTGAACCACGCGGTAAGCTGAAGAAGGGTATAGTAGACACAACCAAGGGCGATTGCGTGGATTGTAAGCTCTGTGTGCACGTTTGTCCTACCGGGATTGATATTCGCAACGGCACACAGCTGGATTGTGTAAACTGCACAGCCTGTATTGATGCATGTGATGAGGTGATGGTGAAAGTAGGTAAACCGAAAGGGTTGATCCGCTATGCTTCATACAACTCAATTAAAGAGGGTATAGCCAAACTCATGACGCCTCGCGTTATCGGGTACTCATTTGTGTTACTGGCCTTGCTTACTTTTTTGTCGTTTATGCTGGCCACTCGTTCCGATGTGGAGACAACGATTCTTAAAGTTCCCGGTACGCTGTATCAACGTGCGGATGACGGAGCCATTACAAACCTGTATAATGTTGAGTTCGTAAATAAAACATTTGAAGACATTGCACTTGAAGTAAAGGCAGAATCGCCTGAAGGTGCCGTGTTAAATAAAGTGGGCGAGCAGCAGGTGGTAGTTCCGGCTGGTGAAATGCTGAAGAGTGTTTACTTCATCCGGATTCCGGCTGAAAAAATTGTAACTGCAAAAACGGTGGTGTTGGTTGGCGTTTATCGAAATGGAGAACGTATCGAAACACTAAAGGTTAAATTTATTGGACCGGTTAAATCAATTAACAATTAG
- a CDS encoding FixH family protein, with amino-acid sequence MNWGKWIIVAFVLFAAFIGTMITIMMKQDIGLVTKNYYAEDLAFQEQMERKQNTEQLELKPEVTIEQRQVLKVYFPSVSFIESGEVRLVRPSSEKLDQQIKLQASADSVQLFNLNPLTPGPYRVKLLWKAEGKEFYLEKLIVI; translated from the coding sequence ATGAATTGGGGAAAATGGATCATAGTGGCTTTTGTTTTGTTTGCGGCCTTCATCGGTACCATGATTACCATCATGATGAAACAGGACATTGGGCTGGTAACGAAAAATTATTACGCTGAAGACCTGGCTTTTCAGGAGCAGATGGAACGTAAGCAGAATACGGAACAGCTTGAATTGAAACCGGAAGTAACGATCGAACAACGTCAGGTGCTGAAGGTGTATTTTCCTTCGGTAAGTTTTATTGAGTCGGGTGAGGTGAGGCTGGTTCGTCCTTCATCTGAAAAGCTTGATCAGCAGATTAAGCTTCAGGCATCTGCTGATTCTGTGCAGTTGTTTAACCTGAACCCGCTTACACCGGGGCCATATCGGGTAAAGTTGTTATGGAAAGCGGAAGGAAAGGAATTCTATCTGGAAAAACTGATTGTGATTTAA